The proteins below come from a single Gimesia alba genomic window:
- a CDS encoding HEAT repeat domain-containing protein has product MSKETTGDLLIKELHKDPQVFYEKGRSYQLLQEYFKDYNIATLSGLLTDKDPYVKRAAIWIASELGYESRSLITEIFPLANDDEDEYIQSYALEVLTVCAHGEHSERIIHVIEALESKRKLIRLLAMRLIANLTADQIEAGIEYFKSSNSLHVKGLKFLGDCDQLSAKQVLLLIENQEPLNRKYGAILAKCKLQSEPELMTIVAKSLDSDLREFSGSLVA; this is encoded by the coding sequence ATGTCAAAAGAAACTACCGGTGATTTGCTTATAAAAGAGCTACATAAAGATCCTCAAGTGTTTTATGAGAAAGGTAGATCGTATCAACTTCTTCAGGAATATTTTAAAGACTATAATATAGCTACTCTCAGTGGTTTGCTTACAGATAAAGATCCATATGTAAAACGTGCTGCCATTTGGATTGCTTCTGAGCTTGGATATGAAAGTAGGTCGCTAATTACAGAAATTTTCCCATTAGCCAATGATGATGAAGATGAATATATCCAAAGTTATGCTCTTGAGGTTCTGACTGTTTGTGCTCATGGGGAACACTCTGAAAGAATAATTCATGTAATCGAGGCATTAGAAAGCAAACGTAAGTTAATACGACTTTTGGCGATGAGGTTGATAGCAAATCTTACTGCTGATCAAATTGAAGCAGGAATAGAATACTTCAAATCTTCAAATAGCTTACATGTTAAAGGCCTCAAGTTTTTAGGCGACTGTGACCAGCTGTCAGCTAAGCAGGTATTATTATTGATAGAGAATCAGGAACCGTTAAACAGAAAGTATGGCGCTATACTTGCGAAATGCAAATTACAGAGTGAACCAGAATTGATGACGATAGTTGCTAAGAGTTTAGACTCTGACTTGCGAGAATTTTCTGGTAGTTTAGTTGCTTAA
- a CDS encoding sulfotransferase produces the protein MTKHSKIIVGMGTGRCGTLSLAEILNAQPNTQVTHEEAPLLPWDHEPDSGIIARRFARMRRKRDAEFVGDIASFYLPYVEEIIKAEPDVRIICLKRDKEAVVKSFCRWLDLVHPLPTNHWAKELPPGWHYEPNWSRIFPKYDIQSREAGIARYWDEYNERAERLAKEFPDHLKIVEMEQLNDEAGVSELLSFVGIPKNHQVNQAGHHTHKSGHTPTQTVSPRASAHPMDPRKCVVLVPYSGSIVPQCEQSLKELERRGYTVRRVRGYAAIDQGRNQLATNALKDGFEETMWIDSDVGFFPDAIEKLRKHNLPISCGIYPKKGKRELACHVLPGTPKMTFGEGGGLIEILYAGTGFLHIRREAYRKIQEELKLPMCNERFGETMIPFFHPMLYQRDDGYDYLAEDYSFSQRARDCGFQIIADTTVRLWHVGMYAYGWEDSGREPQRFGSFTLNFNQ, from the coding sequence ATGACAAAACATTCCAAAATCATCGTCGGCATGGGAACAGGTCGGTGCGGTACGCTTTCTCTGGCGGAAATACTCAACGCGCAACCCAATACGCAGGTCACCCATGAAGAGGCACCTTTGCTGCCGTGGGATCATGAGCCGGATAGCGGCATTATTGCCAGGCGCTTTGCCCGAATGCGGCGGAAGCGGGATGCTGAATTCGTTGGTGACATTGCTTCTTTCTATCTGCCTTATGTGGAAGAGATCATCAAAGCAGAACCTGACGTTCGCATCATCTGTCTGAAGCGGGATAAAGAGGCCGTCGTTAAGAGTTTCTGTCGCTGGCTGGATCTGGTGCATCCGCTGCCTACCAATCACTGGGCGAAAGAGTTGCCGCCGGGTTGGCATTATGAGCCCAACTGGTCTCGGATCTTTCCCAAGTATGATATTCAGAGCAGGGAAGCGGGTATCGCCCGTTACTGGGATGAATACAACGAGCGAGCAGAAAGACTCGCTAAAGAATTTCCAGATCATCTTAAAATTGTTGAAATGGAACAACTGAATGATGAGGCTGGCGTCAGCGAGCTTTTATCATTCGTTGGAATTCCCAAAAATCATCAGGTGAATCAGGCAGGGCACCATACACACAAGTCAGGTCATACTCCCACACAAACTGTAAGTCCTCGTGCATCTGCTCACCCGATGGACCCACGGAAATGCGTGGTCTTAGTTCCTTATTCAGGCAGTATCGTGCCGCAGTGTGAACAGTCTCTCAAGGAACTGGAACGACGAGGTTATACAGTTCGTCGTGTTCGGGGTTATGCTGCCATCGATCAAGGACGCAATCAACTGGCGACCAATGCCTTAAAAGACGGCTTTGAAGAAACGATGTGGATCGATTCTGATGTCGGCTTTTTTCCTGATGCCATCGAAAAACTGCGAAAACACAACCTGCCAATTTCTTGTGGGATCTATCCCAAAAAAGGGAAGCGGGAACTTGCCTGCCATGTTCTACCGGGGACACCGAAGATGACTTTTGGTGAGGGCGGGGGGCTGATCGAAATTCTATATGCCGGAACGGGATTTCTCCACATTCGCCGGGAAGCCTATCGAAAGATTCAGGAAGAGTTGAAACTTCCGATGTGTAACGAACGTTTCGGCGAAACCATGATTCCGTTTTTCCACCCTATGCTTTATCAACGTGATGATGGCTATGATTATCTGGCAGAAGATTATTCTTTCTCTCAACGAGCACGGGACTGCGGCTTTCAAATCATAGCAGACACAACCGTTCGCCTCTGGCATGTTGGCATGTATGCTTACGGTTGGGAAGACTCTGGTCGAGAACCACAACGCTTTGGTTCGTTCACACTGAATTTCAATCAGTGA
- a CDS encoding cadherin domain-containing protein: MLSGTNEPPQFDDAGMGYWWNIAEDTAVGTVVGSVSAVDPEGDAISFALTSGADTFSIDEATGALTLIVGLDYETSQYASFGVSATDSAGNVVTTWGDISVTDVDESPVFTEGEMGYWWSLPEDASLGTVVGTVTANDPQGDEVTYQLTSGGSVFSIDSVSGVVTLIAPLDYESSQSASFGVSATDSDGNIATAWGQLSVTDVNESPSFGENEMGYWWSIAEDTPVGTVLGTVTANDPQGDEVSYQLTSGTSTLSINTQTGEITLISPLDYETSQYVSFGVQASDSNGNITSTWGEIYVEDVSESPIFDGGEMGYWWTFSEATAVGTLLGTVSATDPQGDEITYQLTSGTSKFAIDSQTGAITLIASLDYETNQYESFGVQATDSDGNIASSWGEVYVEDAMESSGSGSSSGSGETSGSGEASGSGTSSGSGSASGSGTASGSGSASGSGSGEASGSGSISGSNTAPVFTEGEMGYWWTVFEDTPVGTVIGTVTANDPDGDGVSYELLSGMSRFSVDSATGAISLVSALDYETSQSASFSVRAIDTYGNSVTAWGEVSIEDVNEAPVFDYGESQYWGLSEDTPVGTAVGVVSATSPVGETLTYSLTSGQDSFAIDSATGQITLIAALDYETNQYVYFGVQATDPSGNSSTSWVDIYVEDVSEAPTFDAGEMGYWWTVSESTAVGTVLGIVSATDPQGDEITYQLTSGASKFSIDSTTGAISLIASLDYETNQYESFSVQATDSAGNSTSTWGEVYVEDAAESSGSGSSSGSGAASASGSASGSGSGSVSGSGEASGSGSVSGSGEASGSGEASGSGEASGSGEASGSGEASGSGEASGSGEASGSGSASGSGEASGSGEASGSGEASGSGEASGSGEASGSGEASGSGEASGSGEASGSGEASGSGEASGSGEASGSGEASGSGEASGSGEASGSGEASGSGEASGSGEASGSGEASGSGSGSGPGNEIDLDIDFDAERAATQAEYDATIADLKSGLLDSLTAGGNALTTLIDTNTAARDAARDASNQRISDQISSLTSGATTLNDQLQADSNANDSAFETRKAEILTAYNDAKTAAQTAFDTRNADAVAAYNTKLATADSLFDTNTATAQADYDAENTRIQGDYDAEVTSAEDDYNTAKTDAENAFAAAESTAWSLYETTVASIQSIFDSAVTTAESTRDSVIAGVATTFDLSVVEGGIAYQNAVQAAQDAYTASIDAALATYESTMQSINDAYDTAMTNADNAFNSALATADANHASAVDQANTTYSNSVTTATDHFDAQVLNLQNNFDTAITNAGDAFDGAILSADNTYTIDITTADNTYNTSIQTASDAYDTYMNVTLPAGFTAAVKGAAEAWANDVVSTKNTATAQINAATAAHLQTVKSATQSFLDAIPGFDDQMVSEVASKWSDFNDTAQTAQDAYYAAIENINVPADADYDTYFTAYEAARRAAATTYFTTVGNEAISLGTELGSTYVAMLETAYGDAVTWVETVSAADEALQKVIAEQNANVQKAYDVGQATYLASYTATVKQYSAEIAEKQATLKKAKVSAADQKDIDYANAEAKVAKAKATAAKTYSDAIATAEKTYVDGYATEWDSLQSKLTDAWATHTAALSAADDQWVTAVVAADSAWVTAANQAASTYESAAANAYDTAVNASHAALQTYVATVGSEWANALASYYSSDPNIGTVTGAWNAYNNSIVGAWISANSTASSAANSYYGSVQDATNARTQAIADAGHARATRVNAAQQQAITDGIANQRTFDDSYRSEAVAHANSVAAAELEKANEQAAAAKEKVDADADNYKSSITDVSNEHESTVNAEHGTIQGAIQGFVNGAYAIVEGVMNDSGSAATLEIDQALEEAKKQAEEEKKKHDNIASFLKGRIIAGANKSVKDQATSAKETLKNILDDVQNGNIHEDYIGWKTEFTMMLDMMSMSADMFESQMMGPVQELMNNILSEESMANSPEMGGYVSGGPGALDVLKAAFGYESYGAYIYDNYGELVGTVDYTLGLVGRRIYKSNGGMYISYKSLDEVNSLIANQTVPWQASSWDSQFGGINHSGDSVDPATQTYSYTAISFLVGEEALAAQGGLASDILISAQIVTEAVGLVDPTGVSDGLNALVLVAQGDTAGAAISVAGILTPFGAEKIAKYAKRIPVSKLDEVSDGVQGLRQTARQTMDNSNNIISKADNHVADVKATCKTPDGGCFVGDTLVHESGPETDASLAYSSTFVLLGAIGMGVAEYRRKKKQNQDIVPEKTKRLVMDEDDPHFHILPVEDDGLPGRLSTESLDELCNQLCHSERELNMSDKTDLMQMDHLYSEPLLSFDDHASCRVQSESQTAVLMDEIPKPLGAKKQKEAKVPVPQLAGKASHSRFSKGGLVWLVGCLLMGLGLFGFGAMSPESASHTTPISEIEVGDNVLAGNPKEAPDLRFGSSVDPETWRKIELRAPKVDGSFADVTLLRPLNWIAEQNAAAGRTVHISVPECGIKGDARVLSISACPPVKSGSGKTVTGVFRHSSSKVVDVYIDGLENPIGSTGNHPFWSEDRQEFVRADKLQPGERLRTLKGITRVTNVVSRGSPVPVFNIEVQVDHTYHVAATGVLVHNGSAELRCGLDATGKVHGELPLPENLDKYDPDDLRALKSELETSVQTRIQSNIQHGYDPAHAQRQAAEQDLIKYIERTLGE; the protein is encoded by the coding sequence ATGTTGAGCGGCACAAATGAGCCGCCTCAATTTGATGATGCTGGCATGGGATACTGGTGGAATATCGCAGAAGATACCGCCGTCGGAACGGTGGTTGGTTCCGTTTCTGCTGTCGATCCCGAGGGAGATGCCATCAGTTTCGCATTGACTTCCGGAGCAGATACATTTTCGATCGATGAAGCTACGGGAGCGTTAACTCTAATCGTCGGCTTGGATTATGAAACGAGCCAATACGCCTCGTTCGGAGTCAGCGCTACCGATTCCGCCGGAAATGTTGTGACAACATGGGGGGATATTTCTGTTACTGATGTCGATGAATCTCCTGTATTTACAGAAGGAGAGATGGGTTACTGGTGGAGCTTACCAGAAGATGCTTCCCTGGGAACTGTGGTCGGAACCGTGACAGCCAATGATCCGCAGGGGGATGAGGTCACCTATCAGTTAACTTCTGGTGGTTCGGTTTTTTCAATTGATTCAGTATCAGGGGTGGTGACTTTAATTGCTCCACTCGATTATGAATCCAGTCAGTCTGCCTCTTTTGGAGTCAGTGCAACTGACTCTGATGGGAATATTGCAACTGCCTGGGGGCAGTTGAGTGTCACTGATGTGAATGAGTCTCCCAGCTTTGGTGAAAATGAAATGGGATACTGGTGGAGTATTGCGGAAGATACTCCGGTAGGAACTGTATTGGGAACAGTGACTGCGAATGATCCACAGGGAGATGAGGTAAGTTATCAGTTAACATCGGGAACTTCGACTTTGAGTATCAATACTCAAACAGGCGAAATTACACTGATTTCACCTCTGGATTACGAGACCAGTCAATACGTTTCTTTTGGAGTCCAGGCTTCTGACAGTAATGGAAATATTACGTCGACCTGGGGGGAAATCTATGTAGAAGACGTGTCAGAGTCTCCCATTTTTGACGGAGGGGAAATGGGATACTGGTGGACTTTTTCAGAGGCCACCGCTGTTGGAACTCTGTTAGGAACGGTCTCGGCTACTGATCCGCAGGGCGATGAGATTACCTATCAATTAACATCAGGTACGTCCAAGTTTGCCATCGATAGTCAGACCGGAGCAATCACATTGATTGCCAGCCTCGACTATGAGACAAATCAGTACGAATCATTTGGTGTTCAGGCTACGGATTCTGACGGGAATATCGCGTCAAGCTGGGGAGAGGTCTATGTAGAAGATGCGATGGAGTCATCGGGTAGTGGTTCGAGTTCCGGCAGTGGCGAGACATCCGGTAGCGGCGAAGCGTCGGGTAGTGGGACTTCATCGGGAAGTGGATCTGCATCGGGGAGTGGGACAGCTTCTGGCAGCGGTTCTGCTTCAGGTAGCGGTAGTGGCGAAGCTTCCGGTAGTGGCAGCATATCGGGAAGCAACACAGCACCAGTATTCACTGAGGGAGAAATGGGCTACTGGTGGACGGTCTTTGAAGATACTCCTGTCGGAACAGTGATCGGAACGGTGACTGCGAATGATCCTGACGGTGATGGGGTCAGTTATGAATTACTTTCAGGTATGTCCCGCTTTTCCGTTGATTCGGCAACGGGAGCGATCTCTCTGGTCAGTGCTTTGGATTATGAAACCAGCCAGTCAGCTTCATTCAGCGTACGTGCAATCGATACTTATGGAAATTCAGTAACGGCGTGGGGTGAAGTATCCATCGAAGATGTGAACGAAGCTCCTGTTTTTGACTATGGAGAGTCTCAATACTGGGGGCTTTCCGAAGACACCCCTGTCGGAACCGCAGTTGGTGTCGTCTCTGCCACCTCGCCGGTGGGAGAGACATTGACATACTCTTTAACGTCCGGTCAAGATTCCTTTGCGATCGATTCTGCAACCGGACAAATTACACTGATTGCTGCGTTGGACTATGAAACGAATCAATATGTGTATTTCGGCGTGCAGGCAACTGATCCCAGCGGGAATTCATCCACGTCATGGGTAGACATCTATGTTGAAGATGTTTCTGAAGCACCAACTTTTGATGCGGGAGAAATGGGTTATTGGTGGACGGTATCAGAGTCAACTGCTGTAGGTACCGTTTTAGGAATTGTCTCTGCAACCGATCCACAAGGCGATGAAATCACCTATCAGCTGACTTCGGGAGCATCGAAGTTTTCGATCGATTCCACAACGGGTGCAATTTCGCTCATTGCCAGTTTGGATTATGAGACGAACCAATATGAATCTTTCAGCGTTCAGGCTACAGACTCGGCAGGAAATTCCACTTCTACTTGGGGTGAAGTCTATGTAGAAGATGCAGCAGAATCGTCTGGAAGTGGGTCTTCATCGGGGAGTGGGGCAGCCTCTGCAAGTGGTTCTGCTTCAGGTAGTGGCAGCGGATCAGTGTCCGGCAGTGGTGAAGCATCTGGCAGCGGATCAGTGTCCGGTAGTGGTGAAGCATCTGGCAGTGGCGAAGCATCCGGCAGTGGCGAAGCGTCCGGCAGTGGTGAAGCATCCGGCAGTGGTGAAGCATCCGGCAGTGGTGAAGCATCCGGCAGTGGTGAAGCATCTGGAAGCGGATCAGCGTCCGGCAGCGGAGAAGCATCCGGTAGTGGTGAAGCATCGGGCAGCGGAGAAGCGTCCGGTAGTGGCGAAGCATCGGGTAGTGGAGAAGCGTCCGGTAGTGGCGAAGCATCGGGCAGTGGAGAAGCGTCCGGTAGTGGCGAAGCGTCCGGTAGTGGAGAAGCATCGGGTAGTGGCGAAGCATCGGGTAGTGGAGAAGCGTCCGGTAGTGGCGAAGCATCGGGCAGTGGTGAAGCATCCGGCAGCGGTGAAGCATCGGGCAGTGGTGAAGCGTCCGGTAGTGGTGAAGCGTCCGGTAGTGGTGAAGCATCGGGCAGTGGTGAAGCATCCGGTAGTGGATCAGGTTCTGGCCCAGGCAATGAGATTGATCTAGACATCGATTTTGATGCAGAACGTGCTGCAACCCAGGCTGAGTACGATGCAACGATCGCAGATTTGAAATCAGGATTACTCGATTCTCTGACCGCAGGGGGTAATGCACTCACTACCTTGATTGATACGAATACAGCAGCGAGAGATGCGGCACGTGATGCGTCTAATCAGAGAATCAGTGATCAGATCTCTTCATTAACCAGTGGAGCGACGACGTTAAATGATCAGTTACAGGCAGATTCAAATGCCAACGATTCTGCTTTCGAAACTCGAAAAGCAGAGATCTTAACTGCCTACAATGATGCAAAAACGGCGGCTCAGACAGCCTTTGATACCCGGAATGCAGACGCGGTTGCCGCCTATAATACTAAGCTGGCGACAGCAGACAGTCTGTTTGATACGAATACCGCAACCGCTCAAGCGGACTATGATGCTGAAAATACTCGGATTCAAGGAGATTATGACGCAGAAGTCACCTCAGCCGAGGATGATTATAATACGGCAAAAACGGATGCTGAGAACGCATTCGCTGCAGCCGAGTCAACTGCCTGGTCTTTATATGAAACTACGGTTGCCTCCATTCAATCCATTTTTGATTCAGCCGTCACTACCGCAGAAAGTACTCGTGATTCTGTGATTGCAGGTGTCGCAACGACGTTTGATTTGTCGGTTGTCGAGGGAGGCATTGCCTATCAGAATGCGGTCCAGGCGGCTCAGGACGCTTATACCGCCAGCATTGATGCTGCTCTAGCGACATACGAATCAACCATGCAGAGTATCAATGATGCGTATGACACTGCTATGACAAACGCCGATAATGCCTTTAATTCCGCATTAGCGACCGCTGATGCCAACCATGCGTCGGCAGTGGATCAGGCGAATACGACTTATTCGAATTCCGTGACAACCGCCACAGATCATTTCGATGCACAGGTTCTGAATTTACAGAACAACTTTGATACAGCGATTACGAATGCCGGCGATGCTTTTGATGGCGCAATTTTAAGTGCGGATAATACTTATACGATTGATATTACGACAGCTGATAATACTTATAATACTTCAATTCAGACGGCCTCGGACGCCTATGATACATACATGAATGTGACACTTCCCGCAGGTTTCACGGCAGCGGTCAAAGGTGCAGCAGAAGCATGGGCTAATGACGTCGTCAGTACAAAAAATACAGCGACCGCTCAAATCAATGCCGCCACCGCAGCACATTTACAGACTGTGAAGTCCGCCACGCAATCATTTCTGGATGCCATTCCCGGTTTTGATGACCAAATGGTTTCTGAAGTTGCAAGTAAGTGGAGTGACTTTAATGATACGGCACAAACGGCTCAAGACGCCTATTATGCAGCCATTGAAAATATTAATGTTCCCGCCGATGCTGATTACGATACCTATTTCACTGCTTATGAAGCTGCCAGACGGGCAGCGGCAACGACATATTTTACCACTGTAGGAAACGAAGCCATCTCGCTGGGGACAGAGTTGGGAAGCACCTATGTCGCGATGCTGGAAACAGCATATGGTGATGCTGTAACCTGGGTCGAAACCGTTTCTGCTGCTGATGAAGCCCTGCAGAAAGTGATTGCAGAACAAAATGCGAACGTACAAAAAGCGTATGATGTAGGGCAGGCAACATACCTGGCTTCCTATACCGCGACGGTGAAACAATACAGTGCCGAAATCGCCGAAAAACAGGCTACTTTGAAGAAAGCCAAGGTCTCTGCAGCGGATCAGAAAGATATCGATTATGCAAACGCAGAGGCGAAAGTCGCCAAAGCGAAAGCAACGGCAGCTAAGACCTATTCCGATGCGATTGCGACTGCAGAAAAAACGTATGTTGACGGCTATGCGACCGAATGGGACAGCCTGCAGTCAAAGCTGACGGATGCCTGGGCAACACACACGGCAGCTTTGAGTGCCGCCGATGATCAATGGGTGACAGCGGTGGTTGCTGCCGACTCTGCCTGGGTTACTGCCGCCAATCAGGCCGCTTCTACTTATGAATCGGCAGCGGCAAACGCATATGATACCGCAGTGAACGCCTCGCATGCTGCGTTGCAGACCTATGTTGCGACGGTTGGTTCAGAATGGGCGAATGCCCTGGCGTCGTATTATTCGTCCGATCCGAATATTGGCACCGTGACCGGCGCCTGGAACGCTTATAATAATTCGATAGTAGGAGCGTGGATCTCTGCGAATTCAACAGCATCATCAGCTGCCAATTCTTATTACGGATCTGTACAGGACGCGACCAATGCCAGAACCCAAGCCATCGCCGATGCCGGACATGCGCGGGCCACTCGTGTGAATGCCGCACAGCAGCAGGCCATTACAGACGGCATCGCCAATCAGCGGACGTTTGATGATTCCTATCGATCTGAAGCGGTCGCCCATGCGAATTCGGTGGCAGCTGCCGAACTAGAGAAAGCCAACGAGCAGGCAGCGGCTGCGAAAGAAAAAGTTGATGCGGACGCCGATAATTACAAGTCGAGTATCACGGATGTTTCCAATGAGCATGAATCGACTGTGAATGCAGAACATGGCACGATCCAGGGCGCCATCCAGGGATTTGTGAATGGAGCCTACGCCATTGTAGAGGGAGTCATGAATGACTCTGGCTCTGCGGCAACTTTGGAAATCGATCAGGCATTGGAAGAAGCGAAAAAGCAAGCGGAAGAGGAAAAGAAAAAACACGATAATATTGCCAGCTTCCTCAAAGGCCGCATCATTGCGGGCGCTAACAAGAGCGTAAAAGATCAGGCGACTTCTGCCAAAGAGACATTGAAAAACATTCTGGATGATGTTCAAAATGGAAACATCCACGAAGACTATATTGGCTGGAAAACAGAATTTACGATGATGCTGGATATGATGTCCATGTCCGCCGATATGTTCGAAAGCCAAATGATGGGGCCTGTTCAGGAACTGATGAATAATATTCTCTCAGAAGAGTCGATGGCGAATAGTCCAGAGATGGGAGGATATGTTTCAGGAGGGCCAGGGGCTCTGGATGTGTTAAAGGCGGCCTTCGGATATGAAAGTTATGGGGCATATATCTATGATAATTATGGTGAACTGGTAGGGACAGTCGATTACACACTAGGTCTTGTGGGAAGACGAATTTATAAAAGTAATGGGGGGATGTATATATCCTACAAATCGCTAGATGAGGTCAATAGTCTAATAGCGAACCAAACAGTCCCTTGGCAAGCTAGTAGTTGGGATTCGCAATTTGGCGGAATCAATCATTCTGGAGATTCTGTTGATCCCGCAACGCAAACTTATTCTTATACTGCGATTAGTTTTCTAGTCGGGGAAGAAGCACTTGCTGCGCAAGGGGGATTGGCCAGCGATATTCTCATCTCCGCTCAAATTGTCACTGAAGCAGTAGGTTTAGTCGATCCCACGGGAGTTTCTGATGGGTTGAATGCACTCGTGCTGGTTGCCCAGGGGGATACAGCAGGGGCAGCCATTTCTGTCGCTGGGATTCTCACTCCCTTTGGCGCAGAAAAAATTGCCAAGTATGCCAAGCGAATCCCTGTCAGTAAACTGGACGAAGTCAGTGATGGAGTCCAGGGCCTGCGGCAGACGGCCCGTCAGACGATGGACAATTCTAATAACATCATCAGCAAAGCGGACAATCATGTTGCTGACGTGAAAGCAACATGTAAAACCCCCGATGGGGGATGTTTCGTCGGTGATACTCTGGTTCATGAGTCAGGGCCGGAAACAGATGCAAGTCTGGCTTACTCCAGCACGTTTGTTCTCTTGGGGGCGATCGGCATGGGCGTCGCTGAATATCGCAGAAAGAAGAAACAGAATCAGGATATTGTCCCGGAGAAAACAAAGCGTCTTGTCATGGACGAGGATGATCCTCATTTCCATATTTTACCAGTGGAAGATGACGGTCTGCCGGGGCGGCTCTCCACCGAGTCGTTGGATGAGTTGTGCAATCAACTGTGTCATTCCGAACGGGAGTTGAACATGTCTGATAAGACAGATTTGATGCAGATGGATCACCTCTATTCAGAACCATTATTAAGTTTTGACGATCACGCTTCCTGCCGTGTGCAATCAGAGAGTCAAACAGCCGTTCTGATGGACGAAATCCCCAAGCCTTTGGGGGCAAAAAAACAAAAGGAAGCGAAAGTTCCTGTTCCGCAATTGGCCGGTAAAGCGAGCCACAGCCGATTCAGTAAAGGGGGCCTGGTCTGGCTGGTCGGTTGTTTGCTAATGGGGCTGGGCCTGTTTGGTTTTGGGGCGATGTCTCCCGAGTCGGCATCGCATACGACGCCCATTTCAGAAATTGAAGTGGGTGACAACGTCTTGGCCGGCAATCCAAAAGAAGCCCCTGATCTTCGGTTCGGGAGCAGCGTTGATCCTGAGACCTGGAGGAAGATTGAACTCCGCGCCCCTAAAGTGGATGGCTCCTTTGCAGATGTGACGTTGTTGCGACCCTTGAACTGGATTGCGGAACAAAATGCAGCAGCGGGTCGTACGGTGCATATCTCGGTACCCGAATGTGGCATCAAAGGGGATGCCCGGGTCCTCTCGATCTCAGCCTGTCCACCTGTGAAAAGTGGATCGGGCAAAACCGTCACGGGGGTCTTCCGTCACTCTTCCTCAAAAGTTGTTGATGTTTATATAGACGGTTTAGAGAACCCCATCGGCTCTACAGGCAATCACCCGTTCTGGAGCGAAGACCGCCAGGAATTTGTCAGGGCAGACAAACTGCAGCCAGGAGAACGGTTAAGAACCTTAAAGGGAATCACCCGGGTCACAAATGTTGTGTCACGGGGAAGTCCTGTACCGGTCTTTAATATTGAGGTGCAGGTTGATCATACTTACCATGTTGCTGCAACTGGGGTGCTGGTTCATAATGGGAGCGCTGAACTGAGATGTGGTTTAGACGCCACAGGTAAGGTGCATGGAGAGCTTCCACTACCAGAAAACCTTGATAAATATGATCCAGACGATCTGAGGGCACTTAAGAGTGAATTAGAGACAAGTGTGCAAACACGAATACAAAGTAATATCCAACATGGTTATGACCCAGCACATGCCCAAAGACAAGCAGCAGAGCAAGATCTAATCAAGTATATCGAACGAACTTTAGGTGAGTAA